Within the Glycine soja cultivar W05 chromosome 3, ASM419377v2, whole genome shotgun sequence genome, the region AGTTAAAGCCATGAATGTGGCAGAGGTTACTAGTAATGCACTTGCCTTGTTTCATATATATGCATCTAGGTACCGAAAAACAGCAACTCTGTCCACCAAGAAGCTAGTAGCTAGAAGATAATACGCTATATAGCCTATTACCACCCACTGTTTGTCCATGTGAATGATACATGTTTTTTCTTTGGGCAGGTTATGATGGCCATTAAATTGATGTATCTATttctataaatttaatttcatattaatttgtaTTCATAAAAACTGTGTTGATAGTATTTTGCTATTGATGATTATATCACGGCGCCGCTTAAGACATAGGCAAGTAAGTGACGTATGCTTAATGCGGTAATGCCTAATTATGTGGGGCCTaggaaaatttttaaatatgtgtaTTATCAGTTATCACTATGTCTGAGTGCACACATGTTTACTCTATTATATTGTTTAGAATTTTGGTTATTATTGTTAACAACTAGTAAAATTTAAAGTGGGGAAGTTCAATAAAATTGGAAATTTTGGATTATAAAAAAGGAGTGTTAAGGATTTGTTGGCACCACAATATTTTCTAAAGGCCTAGCCTCGTGTACAACTAAACCTACTAGCATACGATACTGTTTGGTAGGCAAGGTACTATATTACATAATGTACCTAACGTCTTCGTGAGAGGTATATATGGCAAAAATCGGTGAGTCAATAAGTATACCTAACAAACAAGTTGTATATTAAACAAAGGTTATACAGACTGAAGATCAAAGCAGGGAATGAGGCATGATTGCATGGCTCGGGGTGGGGggactataaaattaaaattcatcccATAAATAtttatgcatcaaattttatatataccaGAAATTTATATTTGTGTGTATCATCAAAGAGTCAGTTATAAATTGTTGTCAACTTAcactttaatttataattatatttgtataaacataataaatatggaataatgaaaaattagaaAGACATTAATTTACTTTGTGCAATAACTTTGGCTTTGCCTCGTCGATTTGTACTTTTTTTGAGTCCTACTACCCAATTCTTAGTGACACTTGTTCTATGATATTAAAAGAATAAGAATTCCCATAATTAGGGTTtaacttgttttaattttttgttttcattataaTTGAGTTAAGGATAATAAGAAAGGTCCACAACACAATTAGTTAGTGATTAAGAAAacccaaaatgaaaaaaaaaagaacaattgATTACCTGATaactaaaatttaacaaaatataacattatgttctattattttttctcctaAACAAAAAACGATTATACTAACTTTACAATTTTGAAAAACCTAACACTTAACTCCGTCCCTGGATGCAAGAGGGTTCTGATTTTCAACATGTCAATATATATGGATTCTTTATGTGATCAAgctatatatatcatatatttttttggtgatatattttttatttttttaagatatatatatatatatcatatgacGCAAAAtagaataagataaataatgagataatatatatgcatttgacATCCATTTTAGAGCATTGATATCCTGGATATGTCAAGCTGACTAAAACACAATGTTGAAGTATAATAAATGTTCTCTCTATTTGGTGCGATCAGTTTAAAAATGTATGGATTCTTGATTCTAGATGTTAGCTATATCATATGGCGCCAAAtagaataagataaataattaatgagatAAAATACAAGCATTTGACATCCTTTTTAGGGCATTGATATCCTCCAATTAACctcatcttaattaattagttgacTCACACTTTTGATAGTATTTTGGCTGAATAGAGTAAGACAAATAGTAGGATAAGAACATTTCTAATGCAAGTACTCAAATTTAGATTCTTAACACTTTTTTATGGATCTCTTGTTGCCATAGAAAATTTAAGAATACTAACTAATTCTTACTCCAATGATAGAACTCATAAActtatttttagtaatttttatatttatctcttCACTCACAAAAAACCTCATTCTGACTTGGAacgtattttttttactaattaattaagcaaTCTTGATTGTATAAGTAACTTTTATAAGAACTCTACAAGATTTCATATAACTCAATGATATTTTCAAACTGCTTAACTTTAAGAACCAACCTGTATAAGCAACTCTAAAagctaattatattataatagtaAATATCAAACAgctaattaaaatagaattagtCTCTGATTTAATGGGTTAGGAAACACTGTAATCTTTgatcgaagaaaaaaaaaaactaattaaagcaTAATAGATTTGAATATCTTAACGTAATTAATCACAAAAAAACCCTAACCGTCTTACTCCTTATATccattttgttgtgttatttaaaatttatattttatatattacttgTTTATAAAGACAAATTCTTTTGGGTCCATTTTTTTCATTACATAAATTACTCAATTTGTAACTACCAATTTCTTTTTTACTGAATTTGCAGCATTTTATTGTCATGAAACCACGTTAGACTTCATTTGTGGTCTTTACACGGTTGGTTGTCTTTTTGCAGCaggtatatataaaatacaaattcaTAGCTTAATTAGAGGATCTTCAATGCTATGACAAAGACAACCCAATTTATATCACTTCAATCTTAAGCAATTCAAacaactttttcttcaatggacatttcttgcttaactcgtaaatattatattttcctctcctatatttaatataaaattaaataaatcacgaacaataattattaatataaccatctctcttaaattttaaacaatttaaaatcaCATGTAACatactaaaacaattttttttgttaagcaaCTCGCATTTTGTAGATGCTCTAGTTATATTTCCACTAATGGATGCCTTCAAAAAGCAAATGATGAGAATACGATTTCTTGTCGTCGGAAATTATACTGTAGCAATAATTACACGGAGAATATTTCAATAAAGCCTAAGATTTTTCTGTCAGTGCTGATTCTGTTCTCAAGTAATTTTTCACACTTCTATAAAAGACGTACTCATGTAAACTCCTAggcattttagttttttttttttaaagaaaaaaaacattacttatattttatactataaAGAGATAATAATGCAGAAACttcctctctctatatatataggaGCAACATTTGGGTGAGAATATTATATCAAAGTCCTACATAGCAACAATATTACAATAATATCTTTTGTGAGAAATATTCCAAATGGCAGTGAAAGTTGAGATTGTATCTAAAGACACAATAAAGCCATCTTCTCCAACCCCTAATCATCTTCAACACTTCAAACTCTCCCTCCTCGATCAATTGGCTCCTCCATTTTACGTCCCCATTCTCCTCTTCTACTCTTTCTCTGATGATGACTTCAAAACAATATCTCACAAGCTGAAGGCTTCTTTATCACAAGTCCTCACTCTCTACCACCCCTTTTGCGGAACACTGAGAGGCAATTCAGCCGTTGAGTGCAACGACGAGGGCATTCTTTACACCGAGTCTAGAGTCTCCGTTGAGCTCTCAAACGTTGTGAAGAACCCTCATCTTCACGAGATCAACGAACTTTTCCCGTTTGATCCCTACAACCCTGCAAGGGAAACACTGGAAGGGAGGAACATGATGGCTGTTCAGCTGAACCAGTTCAAGTGTGGGGGTGTAGCACTTGGCGTGTGCTTCTCACACAAGATCGCTGATGCTTCAACTGCAGCTTCATTCCTCAGCGCCTGGGCAGCAACATCAAGGTATTCAACAAATAAAGAGTTAGTATTTCAAAATTGTAATTTCTTTGCCAATATAAGGTCACTCTTAAACTATGGGTTTACTTAATCCTATAATTGTAATTTCAAAATTGTTGTCTTTCTTCAATTCTTAACTTCTTTCTTAATCACCAACTCGATCTTATAACTTTTATCACCAAATTTTAGTgagatttaaaaattatatataaattgttcAGTTTcagtcattaattttaattttttgcagGAAGGAAGACAACAACAAAGTAGTACCACCTCAAATGGAAGAAGGGGCGCTGCTATTCCCGCCAAGGAACATAGAAATGGACATGACACGCGGCATGGTCGGCGACAAAGACATTGTGACAAAGAGGTTCGTGTTCAACGATTCCAACATATCTAAACTTCGGCAAAAAATGGGGTGCTTCAATTTCAATCCCACGCGTGTGGAAGCCGTGACAGCACTCATATGGAAATCATCGTTGGAAGCAGCAAAAGAAAGATCAGCAGAAGGAAGATTTCCCGCATCCATGATATCACACGCAGTGAACATTCGCCACAGAATAATGGCCTCATCAAAGCATCATTCAATTGGAAATCTATGGCAACAAGCAGTCTCTCAGTTGGTGGAAGTGGAAGAAGAAATGGGGTTGTGTGATTTGGCGGAGAGAGTGAGAAAAACAACAAGAGAAGTTGATGGAAACTATGTGGCTAAACTTCAGGGTCTTGAGTTTTATAAGGTGATTGAGTCTTTGAAGGAGGCAAGGATAATGGCCTCAGAAAAGGGTGTTCCATGTTATAGCTTTAGCAGTTGGGTGAGATTTGGTTTCTATGAAGTGGATTTTGGATGGGGAAAGCCAACTTACGTGCGAACTATTGGAGTACCAATAAAAAATGTGGTGATTTTGATGGGTACAAAGGATGGGGATGGCCTAGAGGCTTGGGTAACCTTGACTACAAGTAACATGGTGCAATTTGAGCAAAATCCAGAACTTCTCGAGTTTGCTTCATTTGattcttaaatatgtttaaaatagattctaaaaaatttacaacaactcaTACATTCTGTTAAACTAAGTTAGACTTCCTTTGTTTAAGtaggtttgtttgtttgttcacattaatttacatatatagCACATCTTCATATTATGATAACTCATTGCTTAGGTCTTAGGTCCTTAGGAAATACAGAATTATTAGAGTGCAGCTGCATATTTAGGTTATCCTTAATTGTTTCTAGTTGCTGAGGTTTCATGTGTTTTCTACTTGTTATATTAAACTTTACAAGGTTGAATAAAGTTGAGGTGACCAgtgtttttcaaaaagtttaaaataagtgCCTACAacttaaaaattgtaaataggtatcttactttaaaaaattcattaccTAGTTTGATGACTATTCAACGTTAATCACACTCTCTCCTTCGTATTCCATATCCTTAACCACTCACTCCAATGTTGGCCGAGAGAAGCCAACGCTATGTGGGAAGCCATCAATAAGAGGATGCATTCACAGAGGAAGGATGGGAGAGGCGAGTTTGAAGCCTCAAACCCTAAAAGCTTTAGATCCATATATATCTATTTGAATTTTAGGATCTCAAGTTTTTCCGGTTTGGATTTTGTTTTTGCTCATTTTATTGAGAAATGGAACTGTGTTTGCTGCAGCAGTTCCTAATTCTGCTTTATTGTTCCAGATCTAGATATGAAAATTGTAGAAAAACGAGTGTATATTATTTACTGGATGGTGTGGCCGGAAAGGTAAGGCACTATGGTGTGGAAAGGAAGAGGTTTGGGATTTTGATCATTAgggggtaatttttttttctaatttaccaAATAGAGATAAGTCATATGGACGGTTATGATTTGATAGACAGAAGTAATATGATTTTTgagacttttatatatatatatatatatatatatatatatatatatatatatataacaaagttGTATCCATAAccatgattttaattatttttttggttatgaCTGTTAAGTCATATAATGACCTACAActtcaaaatcatatatttcCTGAGACTTCAAAGTTATGTTTGATCtatcttttgtaatttatttttttctttttgattagttgttagttatttattttttatatttgtgtttctaatattattaattattatttgcaagagaattaaaaaaaaaagatgtaaacaaaatacttaaaaaaatgtaacgcatagtttttttaaatattaaatagtagGATGATATCCTACTAGAAAAATGTTTGTTATTGATATGATGAGATAaaggaattaattttaaacaagtcTAAAAAATATTGTTCATTGTATATAACTGAAAtgtataatagtaataaatgtCTATATAAACAAGTTGACCCCTaatattatgtatatttttaattttttatgtttgtggATATTTTGTGTTGttccatttattttaatatattatattgtttttattttaaaaagttgtgtattagtaaattattttcttatttaaaaaattatttttattatgttcgtAGGATTAattgtcaaaattaaattagtaaataatattataaagtcAAAGATAATTCACGACTTTAAATTTACAAGATTATTAGTGACTATAAAGTTGTGTACTCCTATTCAACtttaatacatttaattttaaataaaaataaacattaataaaataagaaaaatcttaaaataatttacaacttcattaaaaaaaaacaaaaatctcaaAAATCATACTACTTCTATATTTAAAGTCGTAACATTCCTTCCATACAGCTTACCCCCAATTCGTAAATAATTCAAAAGCTGCTCCTATTtggtaaattagaaaaaaaaaaattacccccTAATGGTCAAAAGGCCAAGTGGTTTATTCCTTTGCCTACTGCTTGTTCGTTAAAATGTCTGCTAAGGAAATAAAGGCACTatgatttgttttcttaaatttggCAGCAAGGATTAAATAGGGGAAGGAAAGAAGtatgaaaaagagagagaaacctATGGAGAAAAGAACATAAGAGCGTTGACACTTTTTTGCTAAAATTCAAAATCTAACTGCATCAAAACTCAATTGGACAAAAAATGTCACATTTAGGCATTTATGAAAAACAAAGGACCTGATTGGCTGATTGATGTTTTCAATAAACAAAGGAACTAAATTAATGATTAAGCCAGTGTTCAAAACTTCGCTcaaacattattgacttggCCAACATAAGCCATAAAAAGAACGAAGgacaaaattcttaaattttcttCAATTACACAAACAATCATTAATCATActtatcatcaaaactcaatTGAATTTTGCTTCTGTTTTTTTGTATAACTTACAAACATGATACCCAAAAGAGAAAACCAGAGATGTAGATCAAAGAAATGTTGTCTATTAATTGTATGGTATTCAGACACTACCAGCTTCTGTCTCCATGATTCACCCAATTATGAATTTAACCAAGGAAAAACATTGGGTGATGTCTGCAACCTCCCTGTTAAAACTTCAACACCAGTCTCTGTCACCTAATAATGAAAACCATGAATCATATTAGTTTAAGGTACAATCAGCTAAAAGTAGTAATCCCACTACTAAATGTATACTTTAAGAGaccaaatataattaaaattccaattACTAATTCGCTGACCAAAACAAATGATGGCCATAGCTTATAGCTTTAGAGCACTATGTAATAATAGAGATTTGGATAGCAAGCATGAGATTATAGGTTTAAACCTACATTATACCAAAAAATTTAAACCTACATTATACTAAGACATTGTGTGCTCTCTAGTATCATAACAGTTTACAAAGGCCTAGACAAGGACATATTGTAGAAGTTACACACGTATACATAAAAATCATTAGCATTATATTGAGGTGAAAAAGTAAATTACTAAATGTTACCATATCTTTCTtgaaaatttcatccaaaatttaaaattatgataattttctCTAATTTATTATCACTTTCAGCACCTCAAGACATTGTTTTACTTGGCAGGACACTGCAGAAAATAACCAGATTGTTTGACATGTATACACTGTAATAGGACTCGGGAGAAAACAGGAATGAACTTACCAAAAGAGTCTGCTCAAATTGAGCACTTCGTTTACCATCTGCTGTAACAGCAGTCCATCCATCAGGCCACATTCGATCCCGCCAGACACctattaataaacaataatattagAGCTGCCACATGTATCTATCAAAGTTATCTATTTAAGAGATATTATAAAGAAGTATACCGGCATTGATCATAGGTTCAATTGTAAAGGTCTGTCCGGCCTTCATCACACCAACTGCTTTATTTCCTGACAGTGATTAAGGTGTATACATTCCATATGTTCTCGTTCTACTTTCTAGCAACCTTTGTTCTTTGTTAGGGGGTACGGGTAGAAAAGCTAGAGGTGCACGTTGGGAAAGAAAGTTTGGTTTAAGAAAAAATGGCACATATGAATGAGGAAGCTGGCTGCTTCTAGCAAGTAATGGTATGTATAACAGAATTGTCAATAGGAAGTGAATCTATAGAATCATTCCTAgttttgtaagtcattttatgcGTAAACAAAACAATTGGTTGCTTAGTATTAAAAGAGAAGTATATACTGTGCTGAATGTTAAAGATCAAAACATTAGAGGATGCAAAAAGAAAttttccaaatatttttttcaatacccTGCAGTGCTTTTAAACTAAGGAAAGGATACTTGAATAATGAGGAATGTTAGGTGCACAATGGAAGAGCTCTCCAATTCCATGACCACAATATGATTTTACCTATGGGGTCATGGGAAAAAATGAGTAAGGAACAGATGATAACCATGCACTAGTGTgaacaaataacaataaatagattaaaaaattaaagaacaaagaAGTAAATCATTACCACTGAAAAGCCAGACATTGAAGCATGACGATTAATAACTTCACCAATTTCACGGAATCGTACCCCAGGTTTAACTGAATTTGATTTACAAGAAGATTCAGGATCCCATTCCATAGttcaatttcttaaaatattatgtatgtttcaattatattaagtattttaaacACAGCAATCACAATATAATCC harbors:
- the LOC114405903 gene encoding vinorine synthase-like, giving the protein MAVKVEIVSKDTIKPSSPTPNHLQHFKLSLLDQLAPPFYVPILLFYSFSDDDFKTISHKLKASLSQVLTLYHPFCGTLRGNSAVECNDEGILYTESRVSVELSNVVKNPHLHEINELFPFDPYNPARETLEGRNMMAVQLNQFKCGGVALGVCFSHKIADASTAASFLSAWAATSRKEDNNKVVPPQMEEGALLFPPRNIEMDMTRGMVGDKDIVTKRFVFNDSNISKLRQKMGCFNFNPTRVEAVTALIWKSSLEAAKERSAEGRFPASMISHAVNIRHRIMASSKHHSIGNLWQQAVSQLVEVEEEMGLCDLAERVRKTTREVDGNYVAKLQGLEFYKVIESLKEARIMASEKGVPCYSFSSWVRFGFYEVDFGWGKPTYVRTIGVPIKNVVILMGTKDGDGLEAWVTLTTSNMVQFEQNPELLEFASFDS